Proteins co-encoded in one Dryobates pubescens isolate bDryPub1 chromosome 4, bDryPub1.pri, whole genome shotgun sequence genomic window:
- the NTHL1 gene encoding endonuclease III-like protein 1, translated as MSEPQRPRWEPRNWQQQLENIREMRRSRDAPVDQMGVQKCFDSSAAPKVMRYQALLALMLSSQTKDQVTSAAMLRLRRHGLTVDSILQLDDAALGEMIYPVGFWRSKVKYIKQTTAILKQKYGGDIPRTVEELVQLPGVGPKMAHLAMSIAWDSVSGIAVDTHVHRITNRLRWVRKETKHPEETRLALQDWLPRDLWREINCLLVGFGQQTCLPVSPRCSQCLNQDICPAAKRH; from the exons atgTCTGAGCCCCAGAGGCCACGCTGGGAGCCACggaactggcagcagcagctggagaacatccgggagatgaggaggagcagagatgctcctgtgGACCAGATGGGAGTGCAGAAGTGCTTCGACAGCAGCGCAGCCCCGAAG gtgaTGCGCTACCAGGCCCTGCTGGCActgatgctctccagccagaCCAAGGACCAGGTGACCTCGGCTGCCATGCTGCGCCTGCGGCGCCACGGCCTCACCGTCGacagcatcctgcagctggACGACGCAGCCCTCGGGGAGATGATTTACCCTGTCGGGTTCTGGAGG agcaaagtGAAGTACATCAAGCAGACGACAGCCATCCTGAAGCAGAAGTATGGGGGTGACATCCCAAGGACTGTggaggagctggtgcagctgccaggagTTGGGCCCAAAATGGCTCACTTGGCCATGAGCATTGCCTGGGACAGTGTGTCTGGGATAG ctgtgGACACCCATGTGCACAGGATCACCAACAGGCTGAGGTGGGTGAGGAAGGAGACCAAACACCCTGAGGAGACTCGGCTGGCACTGCAGGACTGGCTgcccag agacctctggaggGAGATCAACTGCCTCTTGGTGGGCTTTGGCCAGCAGACCTGCCTGCCCGTGAGCCCCcgctgctcccagtgcctcaATCAAGACATCTGCCCAGCTGCCAAGAGACACtga